The nucleotide window CCCGACGGACAGCCGGTGCCCGGCATGGGGGCGATGACGAAGCTGATCCCGCTGATGTCCTTCATGACGCTCTTCACCGTGGCGTTCGTACCGCTCGCCGCCGCCCTCTACGTGGTCACCAGCACCACCTGGACCGCGATCGAGCGGGCGTTCCTGTACCGCGACATGACGGCTCCGGGCACCGCCATGGCCGGTGCGGCGTAGGCGGGCGGGCGAATGCGCCGGTCCAGTGAGTGAACAGGGTCTTGCCAGGTGATCCGATGTCTTGGAGGATCGGCCAAGCCCCATCGATGGCCGCAACCACCGACGGGCTCGATCTCGACCAAGGGGAGATGAACCGTTGAAGCTGCTTCGAGTCGGTACGGCAGGTGCGGAACGCCCTGCGCTGCTCGACCAGGACGGAACCCTGCGCGACCTGTCGGGGCTCGCCGGTGACATCGACGGCGGACTGCTCGCCGACGCGTCGGCGCTCGCCCGGATACGGGCCGCGGCCGGGTCCGGTGAGCTGCCCGTGCTGGACGCGGACGGGCTGCGGATCGGGCCGCCGCTCACCCGGATCGGCAAGATCGTGTGCATCGGGCTGAACTACCATGACCATGCGACGGAGACCGGCGCCGCGATCCCGGCGGAGCCGATCCTGTTCTTCAAGGCACCCGACACCGTCGTGGGCCCCGACGACACGGTCCTGGTGCCGCGCGCCTCCCGCAAGACCGACTGGGAGGTCGAACTCGCCGTGGTCATCGGGCGGACCGCCCGCTATCTGGAGTCGGCGCAGGAGGGGCTCGCGCACGTGGCGGGATACGCGACGGCGCACGACGTCTCCGAGCGCGAGTTCCAGATCGAGCGCGGCGGCACCTGGGACAAGGGCAAGAACTGCGAGACGTTCAACCCGCTGGGTCCCTGGCTGGTGACCGCCGACGAGGTGCCCGACCCGCAGGCCCTGTCGCTGAGGCTCTGGGTCAACGGTGAGCTGAAGCAGGACGGCAGCACCGCCGATCAGATCTTCCCGGTGGGTGAGGTCGTCCGCTATCTGAGCCATTTCATGACGCTGTACCCGGGCGATGTCATCAACACCGGAACACCGGCCGGGGTCGCCATGGGGCGGCCCGAGCCCAAGCCGTATCTGAAGGCGGGGGACGTCGTCGAGCTGGAGATCGAGGGGCTCGGACGGCAGCGGCAGGAGCTGAAGGACGCCTGACCGCTGCGCCGCGGGGCGCCTGACAGCTCCTGCGGAGCACGGAAAGGTCGGAGGGGTGAACCCTCTCCGGCGGCCGGCGGCCGGTGGCCGGGTGGTCGGCGGGTGGACGGGGAAGCGGCGCCCGCCGGCCAGGTAGGCCCCGCCCGCCGCTCGCCCGTCCTTCCCCTGCTCGCCCGTCCGTCCGCGGCTGCCCGCCGGTCAGCCGGTCAGCCGCCGAGCTTCGTGGCGAACTGCTCCAGTGCCTCGACGACCAGTGCGTGGTCCTCGGCCTGGGGCAGACCGGACACCGTGACCGAGCCGATCACGCCCGCGCCCTCGACCGCGATCGGGAACGAACCGCCGTGCGCGGCATAGACACCCGGGTCCAGGCGCGAGGACTCCTCGAACGTCGTGCCCTTCGCCCGGAAGCGGGTGCCCACCAGGTACGAGCTCTCCGCGTACCGCTCGACGACCCGCCGCTTGCGGTCGATCCAGGCGTCGTTGTCCGCGGTCGAACCCGGCAGCGCCGCATGGAACAGCTGCTGCGCGCCGCGCCGGATGTCGATCGCGACCGGCGCGTGCCGGGCCCGCGCCAGCGCGACGAGCAGCCCGCCGAGCACGTACGCGTCGTCGTACCCGAAGTGCGGCAGCGTCAGGCTGCGCTCCTGGGCGATGAGCTCGGAAATGGTCGGGGCGGTGGGGTTCATGCGGAGTTCTCCTCGGTGGGGTGGGGGAGAAGGGTCACGGAGGTGCCCTCGCGCGCGGAGCGGCGTGCACCCTCCAGGACGTCCAGGGTGGCCGCGGCCTGGAGAGCGGTCACCGGGTTCTCGCCGGTGCCGCGCAGGGCGGCGGCCACCGCCGCGTAGTACGCCGGGTAGTCGCCGGGAAGCGAACGGACCGGGGCGCCGCCGCCCGTCAGGGGCGACTCGCCCGAACCGAGCCGGCCCCACAGCTCCTGCGGCTCCTCGCCCCAGGGCTCGCCCGCGGCGGGGCGCAGGCCCTCGCGGAGGGCGGCCTCCTGCGGGTCCAGGCCGTACTTCACATACCCGGCCGCGGAGCCGAGGACACGGAAGCGCGGGCCCAGCTGGGCGGTCGTGGCGCTGACGTGGAGATGCGAGCGCACCCCGCTCGCATGCGTGATCGCCATGAAGGTGTCGTCGTCGGCCGAAGCGCCCGGACGGCGTACGTCGCACTCCGCGTACACCTGCACCGCCGGGCCGAACAGGGTGAGCGCCTGGTCGACGACGTGGCTGCCCAGGTCGTAGAGCAGTCCGCCGATCTCCAGCGGGTCGCCGGACTCGCGCCAGCCGCCCTTGGTCTGCGGACGCCACCGCTCGAACCGGGACTCGAATCGCTGTACGTCACCGAGCTCGCCGTCGGCGATCAGCCGGGCGAGCGTGCGGAAGTCGTTGTCCCAGCGGCGGTTCTGGAAGACGGAGAGCAGGAGACCGCGCTCGTCGGCGAGCGCGGCGAGCTCCCGCGCCTCGGCGGCCGTGCCCGCGATCGGCTTGTCCACGACGACCGGCAGGCCGGCCCGGAGCGCGGCGGTCGCGAGGGCGACGTGGGTCTTGTTGGGGGAGGCGATCACGACGAGATCGAGCTCGTCGGCGCGCGGCCAGAGCTCGTCGGACGAGACCGCGATCCGTACGTCGGGGAACTCGGCGAGGGCCTGCGCCCGCCGCTCCTCGTTCGACGTGACGACCGTGTCCAGGACCAGGCCCTCGGTCGTGGCGATCAGCGGGGCGTGGAAGACGGAGCCGGCCAGGCCGTATCCGACAAGTGCGACCCGGAGCGGGGCGTTGGGGTTCCCAGTCATGCCCGCCACTTAAGCAACGCTGTTGCCAAAGTGCAAGCGGTGGGGACAATGGGGTCGTGAACAGAAGCAATACCAGGAGCGGCAGCGGAGCCAACCTCCCGACACTGCGCCACCACAACGCCGCGCTCGTGCTGGACCTGCTGCGGGTGGCGGGCGAGCGCGGGATCAGCAGGCTGGAACTGGCCGAGCGGACGGGGCTCACCCCGCAGGCTGTCAGCAAGATCACCACCCGGCTGCGGGCTGAGGGGCTGGCGGCGGAGGCGGGCCACCGCGCGTCCACGGGCGGCAAGCCGCGGACGGTGCTCCGGCTGGTCCCGGACGCGGGGTACGCGGTGGGGCTCCACCTGGACCGCGACGAGCTGACGGCGGTCCTGGTCGACCTGGCCGGCACGCCGGTCGCGGCCCGGACGACTCCTCTCGACCTCGGTGCCCCGGCGGGCGAGGTGGTCGCGGAGGCTGCGGAGGCTGCGGAGGCGGTACGCGGTCAACGGCCGGTGTTCGGGCTGGGGGCGGCCATGCCGGGGCCGCTGGACCACCGGGGCGGGGTGCTGCACCGGGTGACGGGCTTTCCGCAGTGGGACGGCTATCCGCTGCGGGACGCGCTGGCCTCGGCGACGGGGCTGCCGGTGGTCGTCGACAAGGACACCAACGCGGCGGCCCTCGGGCTGGCCCTGCGGGAGCCGGGCGAGGGCGACTTCGCGTACCTCCACCTGGGGACCGGGCTCGGCGCGGGCCTCGTACTCGGCGGTGAACTGCACCGGGGGGCGCGTACGGGGGCGGGGGAGTTCGGCCACCAGACGCTCCAGCTGGACGGCCCGCTGTGCGAGTGCGGGGGGCGGGGCTGCGTCGAGGCCCTGTGCCTGGCCGCAGTGGCGCGCGGCGATGTCGCGGAGGCGGTACGGGTGCTGGGGGCGGGGGCGGCGAATCTGGTCGGCCTGCTCGACATCGACCGCGTCGTACTGGGCGGACGGATCGTCGCGGCGGACGAGGAGGCGTACGTACGGGGCGTCCGGGCGGTGATCGAGCACCGGGCCCGCCGCGACGGAACGGGTCGGCGTCCGACCCCGGTCACGGTCGCGGGCGGAGGCGACCGCCCGGTCGCGGAGGGAGCGGCCCAGCTGGTCCTGGCCCCGCTGTTCGGCCGAGTAACAGAACCGGGCCCGTGGCCGGAGGCCATGTCCTCAACCGCCGGACGGGCCGGGTTTGGCGGACGGGCTTGATTCTGGCCGGGCGAGTGGGGAAGTTTCGTTCGCCGGGAGCTTGAGAGCAGGGATGCGGGCACGATTCAGCCTGCCTGGCGTTTGAGGGCGAAGGGGTGCTGCGGA belongs to Streptomyces finlayi and includes:
- a CDS encoding heme-degrading domain-containing protein, which encodes MNPTAPTISELIAQERSLTLPHFGYDDAYVLGGLLVALARARHAPVAIDIRRGAQQLFHAALPGSTADNDAWIDRKRRVVERYAESSYLVGTRFRAKGTTFEESSRLDPGVYAAHGGSFPIAVEGAGVIGSVTVSGLPQAEDHALVVEALEQFATKLGG
- a CDS encoding fumarylacetoacetate hydrolase family protein; the encoded protein is MKLLRVGTAGAERPALLDQDGTLRDLSGLAGDIDGGLLADASALARIRAAAGSGELPVLDADGLRIGPPLTRIGKIVCIGLNYHDHATETGAAIPAEPILFFKAPDTVVGPDDTVLVPRASRKTDWEVELAVVIGRTARYLESAQEGLAHVAGYATAHDVSEREFQIERGGTWDKGKNCETFNPLGPWLVTADEVPDPQALSLRLWVNGELKQDGSTADQIFPVGEVVRYLSHFMTLYPGDVINTGTPAGVAMGRPEPKPYLKAGDVVELEIEGLGRQRQELKDA
- a CDS encoding Gfo/Idh/MocA family oxidoreductase encodes the protein MTGNPNAPLRVALVGYGLAGSVFHAPLIATTEGLVLDTVVTSNEERRAQALAEFPDVRIAVSSDELWPRADELDLVVIASPNKTHVALATAALRAGLPVVVDKPIAGTAAEARELAALADERGLLLSVFQNRRWDNDFRTLARLIADGELGDVQRFESRFERWRPQTKGGWRESGDPLEIGGLLYDLGSHVVDQALTLFGPAVQVYAECDVRRPGASADDDTFMAITHASGVRSHLHVSATTAQLGPRFRVLGSAAGYVKYGLDPQEAALREGLRPAAGEPWGEEPQELWGRLGSGESPLTGGGAPVRSLPGDYPAYYAAVAAALRGTGENPVTALQAAATLDVLEGARRSAREGTSVTLLPHPTEENSA
- a CDS encoding ROK family transcriptional regulator; amino-acid sequence: MNRSNTRSGSGANLPTLRHHNAALVLDLLRVAGERGISRLELAERTGLTPQAVSKITTRLRAEGLAAEAGHRASTGGKPRTVLRLVPDAGYAVGLHLDRDELTAVLVDLAGTPVAARTTPLDLGAPAGEVVAEAAEAAEAVRGQRPVFGLGAAMPGPLDHRGGVLHRVTGFPQWDGYPLRDALASATGLPVVVDKDTNAAALGLALREPGEGDFAYLHLGTGLGAGLVLGGELHRGARTGAGEFGHQTLQLDGPLCECGGRGCVEALCLAAVARGDVAEAVRVLGAGAANLVGLLDIDRVVLGGRIVAADEEAYVRGVRAVIEHRARRDGTGRRPTPVTVAGGGDRPVAEGAAQLVLAPLFGRVTEPGPWPEAMSSTAGRAGFGGRA